The Wolbachia endosymbiont of Oedothorax gibbosus region AACTATTCCATAAGTTATCTGATGGTTTTGCAAGAATTCAGAGAAATTGACTTGTCCTGTATATCCATAAAGCAGCGACATTCCATATAGCATAATGCAGGAAGATAGTGCACTAAGTGTAAAATATTTCACTCCTGCTTCACATGAATAAGCTGAATCTTTATTAAAGCTCGCAAGAACATACAAAGATATACTCATCAACTCAAAAGCTAAATAGAAAGAGATTAAACTATTTGCTGAAACCAAAGTTATCATGCCAAACAGCGCAAAAAGAATCAGTATTGAAAATTCATATTTATAGTCATATTTTGATAAATTCAGCAGCAAAAGTATTAAAATTCCTGTGCTGAGAATTAACCCTTGGGCTGACCTGATGTATAAGTTGAGTTTTAACAACGAATTAAAGAGAAAAATTTCATTGTTTTCTACCGAAAGAATTAAAATAATCAAAGTTACTGCTGTGCAGCCAAGTGCTAATAAGTTGATAGTTCGGCGGTTAAATATAATCCCAAGCAGCAGCAACACTAACGAGGAGATAATAGAGAACGTTTCCGGCAATATCTGTATATAATTCATAGCGCATTATATTTGACTAACAAGCTTGCCATACATGGCTTCAAATAATTCAGTGCAAGGGTTGGGTAGAATCCAAGCAAAATAACAAACACTGCAAGCAGAATTAAGACAGAAAATTCTATGCTATCCAAGCGGTTGTTTAATAATTTAGAATAGCTAATCCCCCATATTATTTGCTTACATAAATTCAGCATATAAACTGCGCTTAAAATAGTGCCAAGTGCGATAAATCCTGTAAAAAACCCTATGCTCTTAAACATTCCAATCATAGCCAAAAACTCACCTGCGAACCCAGATGTTCCAGGTAGCCCTATTGAAGCCATTGAAAATAAAATGAACATAAAACCAAATTTTGGCATTGTGTTTACTATGCCAAAATACTTTGCAATCTCCAAAGTTCCAGTTCGAGTATATAGCATTCCAACACATAAAAATAAAGCAGCAGAGATAAGGCCATGACTGATCATTTGAAATATGCTACCCAGTACTCCTTCCTCACAAAATGAAAAGAGGCCAGCAGTAACGATCCCCATATGTGCTATTGAAGAATAAGCTATTAACTTCTTTATATCATCTTGAGCAAACGCAACTAGCGAAGCATATATCACCGCAATAATGCTCAGCACAACAACGAAATTTGAAAAATACAAACTTGCCTGAGGAAGCATTGGAATAGAAAACCTTAAAAATCCATATCCCCCCATTTTAATAAGCAAGCCAGCTAAAATCACAGATCCAGAAGTTGGTGATTGCACATGTGCATCAGGAAGCCAAGTGTGAAATGGAAACATTGGAACTTTTATTGCAAAGGAAATAAAAAATGCAATCCACAGCAATGACTGCACTTCAAGATCAAGGCTTGGCACTAATGTGGCTAATTTTTGTATATTAAACGTCCCAAAAATGCTATAGATGTATACTAACCCAAGTAGAAATAATAATGAGCCAGTTAATGTATAAAGAAACAACTTAAACGTCGCATATATCCTTTGCTTTCCTCCCCAAATGCCAATAATAAAGAACATTGGTATTAAAACAGCTTCAAAAAACACATAGAAGCTTATAGCATCCAGTGAAACGAAAAAACCGACTACAAAACTCTCAAGAAGCAAAAATAGCGCCATATACGATTTGAGGTTTGTATAACTCATTTTGCAGTTATAGAGTATACAAATTACAAACAAGAAAGTTGTCAGCAGAAGGAAAAGCAGCGATATACCATCCACCCCTATTCCTACATTCTTGATTGGATAGCTGACAAACTGAAAGTCTGCATTGTTATAATCAAATCCTATACAAGCTACAATGCTAAGCAAAAATGGAAGTATAGCAAAAAATAGGGCAAGGAATCTTAGGTGTATAGATTGATGGTTAATCCTGATCGAGGATAAAATTAACGCTCCTATCAGTGGAAGCAAGAATATACTAAGTAACAACACCTTCTATTTAATTCCAATAATATACAAAGCACCAATTATTAAAGTAACAAACATAACAAATGCATAATCAAATATATAACCAGTTTGTAACTTTATAGAACTTTTTGAACATTCATTAACCAACCTTACAACACCATTTGGTCCAAATGAATCAATAGCCTTAACATCAAACTTCCATAGAAGCCTAGATATAAACCTTATCGGTGCAATTATAACAAACTCATACACCTCATCAAAGTACCATTTATTCTGCAAAAACTTAAGTAAAAATTTACTCTTAATTTGCCTAATTACTTGATATTGGTAAATTAGGTACGCAAGTGCTATTCCACTTAGGCTTGCTAAGGTTGGCAGCAGTTTCATAAAAAAATTATGAACTCCATGCTCATCAATCATCATTAAACTTGATTTCCAAAACGCATTACTAGTTATGTTCAAAATATTTGCTCCCCATATCCCAGAAAATACTGATCCAAAAGCAAGTATCAGTAATGGTATAAGCATAATCTTTGGTGCCTCATGTATATTAATTTTACTTTGTTTTTGGCTATGGAACACAAGAAGCAACAACCTCCAAGAGTAAAAGGCTGTGAAGAATGCAACAACTAAGCTTATTACAAAAGCAAAGCTATCCGTGCTATAAGCATGTTCAATTATCAAATCCTTTGAGTAAAAACCTGCAAATGGAAATATTCCAGAAAGCGCAAGAGACCCAATCCACATGAGAGTGTAAGTGCAAGGGATTTTCTTCCAGCAATTTCCCATTTTCTGAATGTTTTGCTCATGATGCATTGCATGAATTACATTGCCAGCACCAAGAAATAGTAGAGCTTTAAAAAAAGCGTGTGTCATTAAATGAAAAATAGCAACATTGTAAGCAGAAAGCCCACATGCCATGAACATATAACCAAGTTGACTGCAGGTTGAATAAGCAATTATCTTCTTTATATCGTTCTGAGTAATCGCAACGGTGGCTGCAAAAAAAGCAGTGAGCGCACCAACAATAACTATTAATTCCCTTGCAATATTTGATAATTCAAAGAGTGGTGAACATTTTGCTATTAAAAATATACCTGCTGTTACCATCGTTGCTGCGTGAATGAGTGCAGAAACAGGGGTTGGCCCTTCCATTGCATCTGGCAACCAAACATGTAAACCAAGCTGTGCAGATTTACCCATACAGCCAATAAAAAGTAATATGCATATTATATGAATTATTTTAAATTCACAGCAGAATGCCCTAATGTTTTGCGCACCAAGAAGATCAGCTGTGTCAAAAACTTCAGTAAATTTCAAAGAGTGAAATGTATAATAAACGAGAAAGATCCCAATCAATAGTGCAAAGTCTCCTACCCTATTTACAACAAATGCTTTAATTGCTGCATTATTTGCAGAATATTTTTGGAACCAAAATCCTATGAGTAAATAAGAACATAGGCCAACCCCTTCCCAGCCAAAAAAAAGCTGCACGAAATTATCGCTTACAACCAGCACAATCATGCAAAATGTGAACAGCGATAGGTAAGAAAAAAACCTCGACTTCCCTTTATCATGCTCCATATAACCGATAGAATAGAGGTGGACTACCAGCGAAACGGTGGTAATAACAATAAGCATTAAGGATGAGAGAGCATCTACACTAATTGCCCAATTTACTTTTAATACACTTAATGAAAATAAAGGAAATAAACTCAAGTGATAATTTTCAGAGAAGGTGAGAAAAACATACCAAGATAAAGCTGCAGATATTCCAATCCCTGCCGTTGTAATTAACTGACCAAAAACATCTTTTCTAAAAAGTGCTGCAAATAGTGAACCAAAAAGTGGCAAAAATACTATTAATTTCAGTATATCCATCATTCTTTCATTAAATTTGCTTGTTCAACGTCTATATTGCCACGGCTTCTATAATATACAACCAATATTGCAAGCCCAACTCCTGACTCTGCTGCCGCAACAGTCAACACAAACATCACAAAAATTTGCCCAACTATATCATTCATAAAGGCAGAAAAAGCAACTAGATTGATGTTAATCGCCAACAATAATATTTCTATTGATAACAATATATTGATTATGCTCTTACGGTTGATGAAAATACCGCATACCCCAATAGTGAACAAAACAGCAGCAACTATCAAAAAATGATTTAATCCTATTTCCATTCTACTCCTTTTCCAAATTTAGCCTTAACCAATTTTACAGATGAAGATTGTGTCAATTGTTTTAATACATTCTGTTTTTTAACTTCTTTTTTCTTGTCCTGCAGAGTAAGAGCAATTGCACCGACAATTGCAACAAGCAGTAGAATACCAGAAAGATGAAAAGCGTACATGTAGTCAGTGTAGAGCAAATTACCGATAGCTTCCACGTTATTAGTATTATAGTTTATAACATTGCTTATATTCGGTGCTGAGCTGCGGATTACAAAGCTGATGACTAGAAAAAACACAACACATAATATAGCACCAAGAGTGAAATGCTTCGCAAAACCCTGGCGCAACCTTATATCGAGCATCATAACTACAAAGAGGAATAACACTGCAACTGCACCGATGTATACTATCAGCACCATCATAGCAATGAATTCAGCTCCAAGGAGAATGAAAAGCACTGCAGAGTTAACGAAGGTGAAAATTAAAAATAATACTGCATGCACAGGATTCCTTACGCTAATCACGCATACAGCAGATAAAATGCTAAGAATTGCGAAAAAATAAAAGAAAAAAGGCATCGATACTTTAACTGCAACAACAATTACTAATTTAAAGTGACTATTGTTGTAAAGTCAATACTAAATGCCTACCTTATGGATGAACTTGCGATTGTGATTTTAAACACTCAGGAGTAAGGACATTAGACTTCTTGCATAACCCAAACTAAGTAGAAAAAAGGTATCATCCAAGTAGCCTCCTTCTCCTGTCATCCAAGTAGCGTGACTACTTGGATCTAAATTTTTTTATATGAAACCATTATACTTGTAGGCTCAAGTTCCTCACATAGTGAACAAAAAAGTAAATGAGATCCCAGTGTCACGCACTGGGATGACATGGTGAGGTGTCATCCAACTTCCCCTGTCATCCAAGTAGCCCTCATCCCAGTGCCCCCTGTAATGTCATCCAAGTAGCTGACACTGGGATCTAGCAAGCTTTGCTTGCAAATAAGTCTAATACGCGTCGCGTTTTATGCCAAAACACAATTGGAGTTACATGCAAAATAGATCCCAGTGTCAGCTACTTGGATGACAGGAAGAGGGCTACTCGGATGACAAAAAAAGGAGCACTGGCATGACAGCAGTCCTACGTCATACCGCCGCGGTATCTCTTAACATAGATCCCGCTAACACGTAGCAGAATGACGAATTGCTTAACCGTCATACCGCGATTCATTCGCGGTATCTCATCCGCTAACAAGAGATCCCGCTAACACGTAGCGGGATGACGAATTACTTAACCATCATCTACACCGTCATACCGCCGCAGACCGTCATACCGCGATTCATTCGCGGTATCTCCCAGCATAGATCCCCTACTATACCTTAACATAGATCCCGCTAACAAGCAGCGGGATGACGAATTACTTAACCATCATCTACACCGTCATACCGCGATTCATTCGCGGTATCTCTAGATCCCGCTAGCACGTAGCAGGATGACGAATTATTTAACCGTCATACCGCGGTTCATTCGCGGTATCTCTTAGCCGCTAACAAGCAGCGGGATGATGGTTGTTGTTTAGCTATAAATGTTAATAAATTTACCAAACGGAAAAAAAGGCAAAAGAAGCCCTAGTCATTGTTTATTTTCAGTATCGGCGTTCTTTAAGTCTTAAACACTGCAATTTAGCTGCTTTTAAACGCAACTAACTTAAGCTATAAATGTTTAAGAAATTTACCAGCAGAAAAAAAAGACAAAGAATCCCCGGAGTAGCTAGTTATTCCACTCTTTATTTTAAAATTTGACGTTGGGTGATGTCTTAAACGCTTTATAAGCGCTTTTCAGCTTATGTGGGTAAAAACCCAAAATTTTTATAAAGACATAGTATGCACATAGTGCAAAAATTAAACAATAGTACGCCAAATACAAGTCTTCTTGTCATTTTAATCTGCACAGATTGGGAAGTTAAATAATATAGCTTCAGTTTCATGATAAGGGGGCTGGCAAGGCTTGTCAAGTAAGTTTTTTTTCTATTCCCAATAAAAGTTTGTTATATGGTTATGCAAGAAGTCTATTGTATGTTTACATTCTGCATTAAAGCTTTCAGTTAAGAACATATCCATCCACCGCCAATTACTTGCTCATCTTTATACGCTACACAGGCTTGACCTGGACTGATGCCAAAGTAATCGTCGTTTAAAATTACACAGGCTTTATTTTTTTCGTCAATTGAATGTATTGTTGCTAAACTTCCCGCATGTGATGATCTCAGCTTCACAGTTACTTCCATACCTTCCTTTGGTTGTTCTAACCAATTTAACTCTTTGATCAATATTTTTTTTTGCATTAATGCGTTGATCGGACCTACTATAACCTCATTATTCTCTGTATTAATTTTTATTACGTAAAGAGGCTCATTGTGTGCGATGCAGAGGCCTCTTCTTTGCCCTACTGTAAAATTTACTATGCCACTGTGCTCACCTAACACTTTTCCATTTACATCCACAATTCTGCCTTTCTGTACGGATTGTGGAGCTAATTTAGCTATTGTTTTACTATAGCTTTCGGAAACAAAGCATATATCTTGACTGTCCGGCTTTTCAGAAATTTGTAAGCTGAAATATTTTGCTAATTTTCTTATATCACTTTTATAGAACCCACCTAGTGGAAATCGCAAAAGCTTTAACTGCTCCTTAGTAGTTGCAAACAGAAAATAGCTTTGATCTTTACTTTTATCAATGCTTCTGCACAACTTTACCTCACCATTTTTTTCTAATCTTCTCACGTAATGTCCTGTTACAAGCACATCCGCACCAAGATTTTTTGTAACTTGCAATAGATCACGAAATTTTACCGTTTGGTTACATCTCACGCATGGTATGGGAGTTTCCCCACGCATATAGGTACTTGCAAAATCCTCTATTACTTCCTTTTTAAATATTTCCTCGTAGTTTAAAATATAGTGAGGAAAGCCAACACTTTCAGCCACGCGCTTAGCGTCATAAATATCCTGTCCAGCGCAGCATGCACCCTTTCTTGCACCGTCGGTGCCATAGAGTTGAAGAGTTACACCTATCACCTGATACCCAAGGTTATGTAGCAGTGCTGCAGCAACGGAACTATCAACTCCCCCGGACATTGCAACAATAGCCCTGGTCTGATGCGGAGCTTTATCTTTTAACAAAGGTTCAATTTCAAATTCTTTTAGCATATAATTTATAAACACAAACTTGGTGTCAAGCACTGGAATCCAGTTTCTATTACACAATTTCATCGAAACAGCATACTTATTTGTAGTCAAGTTCCAGTGTCACGCTACTTGGATGATACCCTTTCCTGCTAGAAGTTGCCTTCAAATTACTTGGTGCGTGACACTGGGATCTCATTTATATTACATAATTCCATCAAAATAATTCGATACACTACCTTCAAAAACAATTTAATCTTGCTTGAATAAAACATGGCCAAAATAATCCATGTTTTCAAGCACTTTTCCGCTACCTAGAGCAACACAACAAAGTGGGTCATCTGCAACACGAACTGGTAGTTTTGTTGTTTCACTGATAACTTTACCTAAGTTACGCAATAATCCACCACCACCAGATAAAATTATTCCTCTATCGACTATATCAGAAGAAAGTTCAGGTGGAGTGCTCTCCAGTGCAGTCCTAATAGCAGAAATTATCTGATGTACAGGCTCTATTAAACTCTCTGCAACTTGGTATTCTGATAAAAGCATTTCTTTTGGCATGCCACTTACTAAATCCCTGCCTTTAATTATCATTCCCTCTTTGTTATTTTCACCTGGCAGACTGGCTGAACCTATGCTTTTCTTAATTTTCTCAGCGGTTGTTTCACCGATTAATAACTTATGATTTTCACGAATATATGATTTTATTGCTTCATCCATAATATCGCCACCTACTCTGGCAGAACGTGAATAAACAATTCCACCTAAAGAAATAATTGCAACTTCAGTTGTACCGCCTCCTATATCAACAATCATAGAACCTTCAGGTTCGGTAACTGGAAGTCCAGCTCCAATTGCTGCAGCCATTGGTTCTTCAATTAAGAATACTTCATTTGCACCAGCACTTTCTGCTGCATCTTGTATAGCACGCCTTTCAACTGGCGTGGATCCAGATGGAACGCATATGATAATATTAGGTTTATTAACAGTGAATTTTGTGTTTGCACTGCGTATGAAATATTTTAGCATTTCTTCCGCACTTTTAAAATCAGCAATAACTCCATCCTTTAAGGGCCTTATCGCCTCTATTTCTCCAGGCGTTTTTCCAAGCATCATTTTAGCTTTTTTACCAAAAGCATAAGGAACATAGCTTCCTTTTTCTTTTATTCTTGCTACAACTGAAGGCTCATCAAGCACTATTCCCTGATTTTTCTGATAAACTAAAGTGTTTGCAGTGCCAAGATCTATAGCAATATCGCTAGCGAATAAACCTTTGAAAGTGAAAAGGCTACAAAACTTTCCGGTTAATTTTCGAACAAAATTCATACGCAACTCAAGAAAATCATTTATTAAGACAAATTATACTTTCCAGATAAGTAGCTAATGCAGCACTCAACGTCTAAACCCTTACCTGTTACTTTTTTTAGCAGTTCCAGGCCACACTTTGCACTGTATATATTTTGAGATAACCAACTGATAAGTAAACTAAAATCTCCTTTTATTATAGCATCTAAAGATTCGTAATGATTCTTTTTAATGAAAGAGAAAATCTGCGCAGCAGTAATTAAAGCTATAATTTTAACAGGAAAATAGCCCATAACACCACTTACCCAATATTCATCTTGAAAATAAGTGTTTAGCTCATTTTCAGCTTTTACTGGAATTTTATAGTGCTTCATACCTTCCAGCCACGCATCATGCAGGTCTTTGACTTCCAATGTACCATTTATTATATCTTGTTCTAACCTAGTTCTCAACATAATATGAGCTAACAGACTAAATTCATCTGCATTTTTTAAAAAGAAGAAAGGTTTATTTCATTGAAAATCAAGTACAAATTTTCAACACTGCTAACTTTCTCGTTAGTTTTGCCTTTTATAGCAAATTTCTCTTTTATGTGTGGTTGAATGAACTCAATAAATTCTCTGGATGTTCCAATCATCCTTTCCATGAATAACCCTTGAGTTTCATACATAACATGTCTCGTAATTGGACTACTTATAGAATTTTGCGCTAAACATTTTTGATAAATTACATAACCACTATGCCGTAAAAGAGAAAATAAACCATAACAAAAATCAGATTCATCATAATCTGTAGGGCAGTAATAAGAAGTACGAACCTCATGCAGTGCAACGCCCATTTGCTGTAAACATAACGAGCCAAGTTCAACCTGCTTCTGAGTAGCAACTTTTTGTATATTAGTAACCTTATCCTTTTTCTGCTTTTCAATTATTTTATCTACATTTCCACTAAAGAATTTGCCTACCTTGGGAAATATTTCCTTTATATTCTTTTCTGTGATATCAGAGTCATAGTCAGCAAGCAGTGAGTCGTATTTCGAGCATTTTAATTGCTGCGATTTTATAGAAGCTACTTCGCGAATGAGTGTGATTAAATCAGCAAAACGTTCTTTTAGTCTTTCCAAATTACTGGTTTCAGAATTGGTTAGCCTCCATAAACTTTGGCATTCAACTTTAGCTTTGGACAAAGATTTTACTAAATCAATAGGAACAGCACTGTTGCTCTTATGTATTCTCTCTATTAACTTTAGCTGCTGAGTATTTGCACTTTTTTTGTTACCAAGAGCATCTGCTAATGATTCCTTTATTACGTCATGAGAGATAATTTCATGTCTGATTTCTTCTAGAAGACCCATTTGTTCAACTTTGTCCTCTGCATTCAATTGGCTTTGGTTTAGTACTTTTAGCGTATTTTCGATATTCTTTACCCTATGTAATACTCCCTCTAAAAACTTATAAGATTTCATAATTTGTTCATTATTTTAGAAAACATCTGTTTAACATCGTAATAGATTAATAATAAAGTTAAAAGTATATTTGCTTAAAGTACAATAAAAAATTGCACATTTTATTCCTTATATTGGATTTTTCTACTCAGAGTCCAGCACATATTATAAGAAAATTAATTGTAAGGTTGTAGAAAAAGTATTTAGTATTTTATTTCTCTTGACTATATTACAATATGGGGAGATATTAGGTACTGAAATTAAAGTTACGCACTATTTTAAAATTTATGGAGGTTTAGTAATGTGGAGTAGACTGGTTATAATGTGCTGTTTTTGTTTACTACTTACTGGTGTAAGTTCTTGCCCAAAAAAAGGAGCAAATACAACAAATAAAATGAATTCTGTTGTTAAGCAGATAGGTGATAAAAGAGTTTTCTTTGGTTATGATGAATCTAATATTACTGAAGTAAGTGCAGATGCATTACTTGATGTAATGGAAGTGCTGCAAAACAATCCTGATGCGAAGGTTACTTTAACTGGTCATACTGACAACCGTGGTTCTCATGAATATAATCTTGCGCTAGGCGCTAGAAGAGCAGATGCAGCTAAGAAATTTATGGTTAGTTGTACACCCTACATAGAAAACAGAATAAAAACTGCTTCTAAAGGTGAAACTGAGCCTTTGGTTGATGTAAAAGATGATTCTAGAAATTCTAAATATGAAAAAGAGCATGCTAAAAATCGTAGAGTGGAATTTTCATTTTCTGGAATAAAGAAATAGTTTCTTGCATTAAAACCTGGATCCCAGTGTCAAGCACTGGGATGACATAAAGAAAGGGTACTGGCAAAAAAGGACAAACTTGTCATATTTCGTTGCTTGTTAGCGGGATCTATATATACCACAAATAAGTCGCGGTAAGACGTAAGAGATCTGACCATCAAGAGACATAATGGAATTAGAGTTATTACTTCAAAATGTGGTTAATAGTTTTGCTTTCTATAATAATCAAGTTGCAGTTGCAGTATCAGGTGGTGTAGATAGTATAGTCTTACTGCACTTAATGACTAACTGGGCAAAAAAAAACAAGCTTTCACTTCCTATAGCATTAACAGTAAATCATGGGTTACGTTCAGAGTCTCAAAAAGAAGCTGATTTTGTTGTAAGTTATGCAAAAGAACTTGGAGCAAAAGAATCGTTCATATTAAATTGGGAGAAGCAAAATATTAAAGGCAATATTCAGTTACAGGCACGAAAAGCACGGTATAAGTTACTAGCAGAGTGGTGTAAAAATAATAATGTTAAATATTTACTTGTTGCTCATCACAAAGATGATCAAGCAGAAACGTTCTTATTAAGATTGGAGCGAGGTAGTGGCGTAGATGGATTATCATCAATGGACTACAAGTCTTTCCTAAATGGTATTTATATATTTAGGCCATTGTTAAATTTTAGTCGTAGTGAAATAGAAAAGTACGCTAAGCTTCACCGGTTAAAATGGATTGAAGATAGAAGCAACCACGACTTAAAATACAGGCGAACTTTATACCGTAATTTGCTTAAAGCAAGTGATGATCAGAGGATTTTAACAGAACGAATATGCCTTACAGCCCTTCATATGAAAAGAGCTGCAAAAGCGTTGATGCACTACACACGCCTTGCATTTAATAACTGTGTTAATGTTCATGATCTTGGTTATATTGAAATTAAACTAGGTGAATTTTATCAATTGCCAGAGGAAATAGCCTTGAGAATTCTTCTTTACTCTATAATGGCAATTGCCAGTAAACATTATAAACCAAGGTACAACAGCCTTATCGTAATATTTAATAAAATATTGCAAAAGGATAGTAATGTTAACTGCACACTTTCTGGGTGTAAAATAAGAAAACATGGAGAAAATATCTTAATAATTAGAGAATCGTCAAGGATACAAGAAATTACCGTAAACCTACCTTTAAATGAACCTACTCAATGGGATAACAGATTTAGCTGCACAATACTTGGAAATCAAGAGTGTTCAGTTATCATTGCTCCATTAAAAAAAACACAAAAAGTTCCTGAATTTCTGAAGGATTACAACTGCTGCCCTGAAGTTTTCTACTCTTTACCTGTAGTGCAAAAAGATGGAAAGGTGCTTGCTTATCCTTATGTAAGTCATGATGGAAAAGACATCAATAGTAATAAGGTTCAATTCATTATTAGTTGCATAATACAAAAAAGACTTGTATGATAAATAATGAAGATTTATTTTAGTGAGGTATTATATGAAGATAACTTGGGGGGGTTTTTTAAATTTGTTTTGCTGTGTCTAGCAATCACCGCTTTTATTTACCTTATTTATCTTACGTGGCCTAGCATTAAAGCTACTGCTGCCACTATATCTTTCATGCCTATAGTTATAAAATCTGCCGTAGTAACTTGTGCAGTGGCAGGTACTGCAGCTGTACTTTTTGTGTTTGGAGCAATATGTGTCGCTGTTTATGAGCCAATGAAATCACCTAAAGTAAAAAATGTACCTGAACAGAGAGATGTAACCGGGCAAACAGTAACATTTCAAGTAAAACTTGATGACGTTAAAGATGTAGCTAAACAAAAAGTAACACTTGATGACGTTAAAGATGCAGCTGAACAAAAAGTAACACCTGATGATGTTAAAAAAGTAACACTTGATGATGTTATAGTTTCAGATGAGTTAAAAGAAGACTTGAAAGTGATTTTTGATGGTATGTCAGAAAAAACGAAAGAAAATTTTAAAATATTAGGTTTAACACCAGCGCAAGGCTATCTTTTTCACGGACCTCCTGGAACTGGAAAGACTCTTCTTGCTCGTGCAATCGCAGGTGAAGCTAAGATTAGTTTTTTAAATATTTCGGCCTCTGAGCTTGTTGGAGAGTATGCTAATCAAGGTGTATATCGTGTACAAGACTTTTTTGAAAAAGCAAGAAAGAAGGCTCCCTGTATAGTCTTTATAGATGAAATAGATTCCATAGGTGCAAAGCGCATTTCTGATAGTTCTAGCGTGAGTCAAGATCACAATAAAACTTTAATACAGCTATTGAATGAAATGGATGGTTTTGACTCCAACAAAGGTATAACAGTAATTGCTGCAACTAACCGTCCAGAGGTTTTAGATAAAGCGCTGCTTAGACGTTTCCCTGAGAAAATCAATATTTCTTTACCAGACGTGAGCTCACGAGAGAAGATATTGCGTCTTCAAATGGGAACTGCACCAGCCGAATCAGGCCTAAGCCTTGAAAAAGTTGCAGAAGAAACTGAGGGTTATTCAGGGGATGATCTAAAAAATTTA contains the following coding sequences:
- the tilS gene encoding tRNA lysidine(34) synthetase TilS; this encodes MELELLLQNVVNSFAFYNNQVAVAVSGGVDSIVLLHLMTNWAKKNKLSLPIALTVNHGLRSESQKEADFVVSYAKELGAKESFILNWEKQNIKGNIQLQARKARYKLLAEWCKNNNVKYLLVAHHKDDQAETFLLRLERGSGVDGLSSMDYKSFLNGIYIFRPLLNFSRSEIEKYAKLHRLKWIEDRSNHDLKYRRTLYRNLLKASDDQRILTERICLTALHMKRAAKALMHYTRLAFNNCVNVHDLGYIEIKLGEFYQLPEEIALRILLYSIMAIASKHYKPRYNSLIVIFNKILQKDSNVNCTLSGCKIRKHGENILIIRESSRIQEITVNLPLNEPTQWDNRFSCTILGNQECSVIIAPLKKTQKVPEFLKDYNCCPEVFYSLPVVQKDGKVLAYPYVSHDGKDINSNKVQFIISCIIQKRLV
- a CDS encoding ATP-binding protein — its product is MAGTAAVLFVFGAICVAVYEPMKSPKVKNVPEQRDVTGQTVTFQVKLDDVKDVAKQKVTLDDVKDAAEQKVTPDDVKKVTLDDVIVSDELKEDLKVIFDGMSEKTKENFKILGLTPAQGYLFHGPPGTGKTLLARAIAGEAKISFLNISASELVGEYANQGVYRVQDFFEKARKKAPCIVFIDEIDSIGAKRISDSSSVSQDHNKTLIQLLNEMDGFDSNKGITVIAATNRPEVLDKALLRRFPEKINISLPDVSSREKILRLQMGTAPAESGLSLEKVAEETEGYSGDDLKNLVRKVKFRVAKHKEGEEVIITKNDFTTALKEFDDKHKEFENEEASNTGDNIVNKLLQGILCNPANTTKVSVAS